CTTTGGTTCGTCCGGCGATGGGAGTTTCGTGGGTGGCTCGCGGAGCCCAACTCGTTTCTCTGGCTTTATGGCTTCGCCGGGACTGGCAAGTCCCTGTTGTGCTGCACCGCCATTGAGTCCGCGTTCCGCTATCGAGGCTCGAGGAAAAGCGTCGGAATGGCCTTCTATTTCTTCAGCTTTGCAGACCCGGACAAGCAAACCGTGTCTGGCATGCTCCGATCCCTGGTTCTGCAGTTGACGAACCAGCAGGATTCAACCTTGCTAGAGCAGCTCTATGCCAAccaccgcgacgccgtcccccCGAACGAGGCGCTTCTGACCTGCCTCAAAGGCCTTGTGCGGTCCTTTGAAGACGTTTACATCTTTCTGGACGCGCTTGACGAGTGCCCCCACGACTATCGCCATCCACGCGACTCGCAAAGGGACGAACTGCTCGAGGCCATCACTGCGATGCGGGAATGGGGCGTGAGTGGCCTGCATCTCTTGGCTACCAGCCGAGATTCGGCCGAGATTCGAGAAGTCCTTGGTCCCATGGTGAACGAAGGCGTCTCCATGAAGAATCCATCGGTAGACAAGGACATTGGGAGATTCATCGAAATGCAGCTGTGTCAAAGGCGGCGCCTTCGAAAATGGACCGAACACCATGAGTTGATCAAGAGCGAGTTGACGCAACGGGCCCAAGGCGTGTACGTCATGCCAACCCTGCATTTTCCCCTGCCGTCAAGTTCAGTCTGACGAGATGTTTCTACGTTTTCAGTTTCCGGTGGGTTGACTGCCAGTTCGGTGCGCTCGAGAGTTGTCTTACACTGGCCCAGCTCAAAGAAACCTTATCGACGCTGCCCTCCACGTTGAGCGAAACGTACGAGAGGGTCCTGGCGGGCATTCCAGACCAACACATCAAGCACGCGAAGCGCATTCTGCACATCCTCTACTACGCCTTTCACTCGCTGAGGGTTCGCGACGTCGcgctcttcgccgccgtggaaGTCAGCTCAGACAATGCCGCCTTCAACCCGGAAGACCAGCTTCACATGGAGCTTATCCAATCCATCTGCCCTAGTTTCATCGAAGTATCTGAGCGGTGGGGCTGCCCCTTTCAAGATGCGACGATGCGCATAGCACATGCCTCGGTCCAAGAATACCTGGTGTCCAAGGACATAGGAACGTGGAGCAAGAGGGCTGAGTGCTTCCGTTTGAACGACGACACCGCTCATGCAGGCCTTGCCTGCATGTGCCTCGCGCACCTGCTGTCTGACTCGCACATTGAGGCCTCAAAGCCGCAAGACAAGGTTTGCGGGGActgcgccgacgagcccgggACCTCCTTGGAGGCGCCTGAGTCGTTTTCACTGTACTGGCAACCGGATCGGGTTggcaaggcgctgctgcaaACAAGCTTTTGGCAGGGGACCGAGAAGGATCCGTGGGTAGGTCTGATAGATCCAATGCCGCTCCTCCGTTCGAGAAGGCAACTCGACTGGGAGGCACTGATGCGTGAAGTCGACTCGGCGGGGCAAGAGGAAGCTTGTGAGGGAAACAAAGAGCCCGAGGCCTTCATGACGACCAGACTATCACAGCTGGAACCTCCACGGTCCCAAGACTTGGGGTTAAAAGCGCTCGCTGGCAGAGTCGTCcaagggacggacgggccaGTGGCGTGcatgccgccggcaccgtcgagcATGGGACCGAACTTTGTGTtcgaagaagaagacagCTCAGCCGTGCATCCAAAAGACTCAGAAGCGTGGTCGGGCGACGCGAG
This sequence is a window from Purpureocillium takamizusanense chromosome 8, complete sequence. Protein-coding genes within it:
- a CDS encoding uncharacterized protein (COG:M~EggNog:ENOG503NW9Q), which encodes MDPWSISTGLAGFVSLGLRASRLLIEYYGNYKDQDADIAQTVTRLTDLSTTLEDLRAALRCSSGKRDAEREVRAVITKMIESCDGPIRELRQQLDRFREHRDGGIWDKTVLGARRLAYPFKKSTLTKLQRNIADVNSRVSFALQVLQQHAIEGARKELKETEKILAVVWSTQVSLVMTLWLKAPDPTAFYSQTIKKKQPGTGLWFVRRWEFRGWLAEPNSFLWLYGFAGTGKSLLCCTAIESAFRYRGSRKSVGMAFYFFSFADPDKQTVSGMLRSLVLQLTNQQDSTLLEQLYANHRDAVPPNEALLTCLKGLVRSFEDVYIFLDALDECPHDYRHPRDSQRDELLEAITAMREWGVSGLHLLATSRDSAEIREVLGPMVNEGVSMKNPSVDKDIGRFIEMQLCQRRRLRKWTEHHELIKSELTQRAQGVFRWVDCQFGALESCLTLAQLKETLSTLPSTLSETYERVLAGIPDQHIKHAKRILHILYYAFHSLRVRDVALFAAVEVSSDNAAFNPEDQLHMELIQSICPSFIEVSERWGCPFQDATMRIAHASVQEYLVSKDIGTWSKRAECFRLNDDTAHAGLACMCLAHLLSDSHIEASKPQDKVCGDCADEPGTSLEAPESFSLYWQPDRVGKALLQTSFWQGTEKDPWVGLIDPMPLLRSRRQLDWEALMREVDSAGQEEACEGNKEPEAFMTTRLSQLEPPRSQDLGLKALAGRVVQGTDGPVACMPPAPSSMGPNFVFEEEDSSAVHPKDSEAWSGDARCRVLEYARILWIKHYDKVVDPAEKRLAEKLAMRLFRDREKFVRYEMRNTYGSQLYVAAARGLGFLVAGLLDDPSWRDDGGHGRADSHPPRPADVANERHDRKVRAALDDHYNAQAWPPGLDGTWFPEWFGSSTRPYIASGGTALHAAAWAGHLDIVALLLDHGADVNVHCGQTALQAAAWAGRRDVTALLLDRGAEINLSTRGCGSALHAAAMHGYSLLVELFLDRGADVDFQCREHGTALHAALVSCRNLCVESLCPWSEGDFFIHNELDESPRPGQEPRLVVVALLLGRGARVDVWSRHYGTALQMAKGLGCRNMVELLLGRDADVNKSTLEGAKDGTVQRTTALSEPRCA